The genomic interval AATTCCCACCCGGTTCGCGGATGGCACGGACATGACCATCAGGTCGACCGAATGGTTGCCCACCAGGTCGAGCGTGGGGCTCATGCCATTTCCCGGCCCGGAGTGATCTGGACTCGGCCTGCTGGTCCGCCTTGCCTGCTCATCGACTGCCGCTGGTTCTCTGAGGAGCCCATCCAGCCGCTGGTGTTCCGCCTGGTGCGTGGCGCTGGACACATGCTCGATGTGCTCGACGTCCTGTGCCGAGGCCGTCTCGCCTTGTGTTTCTACGAAGGTGCGTTCTTCGCGATGAACCTCATGATCTGCCACCCGCGTTCTGAGTGTTCAGGTCGAGAGGGTCATGCGCTGTGTGGCGACGTCCCAGGTGCATTCGTTGTAGAGGCGGTTGAAGTCATGGTCGGCGCCGGGGGTGTCGGCGTTGCAGTGCTCGTAGCCGTTGGGGCCCATGCGCCAGTAGAAGCCGTACTCCTCGCACTCTGCCTGGCCGGGGTACGTGCCGGTCCAGATGGTGTTGCAGTTGGGGTGGCAGTCGTGGCGCTGCATTCCGGTGAGGGCGCAGCGGGCTATGTCGCACCAGTTGGTGTGGAGGGTGTTGGGCGGGGTGCTGCACTCGGGGCAGTTGTCGGAGGGGGTGGGTGTGGTGGTGTGGGGGGTGGTGGTGAGGCTGCCGGTCCACAGGGTGGGGAGGGTGCGGTCGAGTTCGTGGGTGTTGGCGATGGTGTGGAGGGTGAGGGTGCGGTGGAGGAGTTCGCGGAGGAGGGGGGTGGGGAGTTGGGCGGTTGCCCAGTGGAGGGTGATGCCGTGGGTGGGGTGGTGGGTGATCCAGGTGGTGCGGAGGCGGGTTGAGGTGGTGAGTGGTATGTCGGGGTTGTTGGTGAGGCGGGTGATGTGCGCTCCGTGATCTTTCAGCCATTTTTGGCCTGCTTCGGCGTAGAAGTGTGTGAGGGTTCGTCGTGCTTTGTTGGGGTTGATGGCGTGGCTGCGGTGGAGGCGGATTTCGCTGCGGCTGGTGGTGAAGTGGAATCGGGTGACGGGCTGCTCGTCCTTGCTGTCGGGGACGATGCGGAGCTTGTGGGGGTGGCCGAAGAGGTGGAAGGTTTCGCCGTTGGTGAGGTGGCGGGTGGGGTCTTCGGGGGTGTTCTCAGTGATGTCGGTGAGGCGGTTGTAGATCCAGGTGCGGCGGCGTTCGACGAGGTCGATGGCCTGGGTGTCGGTGGTGCCGTGGGGGGCTCGTACGACGACGTCGCCGTGTGTGGTGACGTAGGTGTCGAGGGTGGTGCGGTTGGTGGTGCGGATGGTGACGGGGATGCCGCCGACGGTGATGGTGCGTTCTTGAGGCTGGGGCATGGCGGTTCCTTCTGTGTGTGGGGTGGGAGGGGGCCGTGGTGCCCCTTCCCTCTCTATTTAGATTCTACTATCATTTGGGGGTGCAACCCTCCCCGGCCTGTCCTGGGTCAGTCGTGCAGACCGCGCGCCACGGCGGATTGCACAGCCTCAACCTCGGCTGCCAGTCCCGCTTTTGCCTCTTCCAGCCTGGCCTTGGCCGCCTTCAGCTTCTTCGTGGTGTGGGCGACCCGCTTGGCCTGCACCGCCCGCAGCGCCGTCAGCCGCTCCACCTGCTGCTGGTGGTGCTCTATCTGGGCCGCTCGTATCTCCGCGCGCGGCCTCGGCGGCGTTCGCGGCTGCCCCGCCGGCGGCCCGTACTGACGCGGTGTGCCGAGCTGCATGACCGCGAAGACGAGGAACTCCGTGCGCGGGATGAACTTCACCGGCTTCAGTCGGGGGCCGGTCAGCAGCGCCACCTTCGGGAAGTCTTTATGGCGGGCGGCCCAGTTGGAGACTGCTGAGCGGGTGACGCCGACGAGCTTGGCGGCGCTGCTGAGGTGGATCAGCTCGTCCTCGCGTCCGACGAATTCCGGGCGCAGCCAGGTTCCTGAGCCGTGGTGGTCGGTGGTCACTTGGCACCTGCCTGCGTAGGGCCGTCCACGAGGCTGAGGAGGAAGGCGAGGTCGGAAGCGGCTTCAGTGATGAGTGCGGCTGCGGCGGCTCCGAGCCTTCGGTCCTTGTCGGCCTGCGCCTGGTCCATGCACTCCTCGGGGTCGTGGTTGCAGTCGACTTCCGCGACGACAAGACCTTCTGCGGTGACGATGCTGTGGTGCGTCCGTACAGCCTTCGGGCTGCTGCCGTCCACCTCGTTGCCAGCGACGTCCCAGGTGCAGGTGTCGGTGAACAAGGTGGGCAGGGCTGCTGCGTCCAGCCGCGCGCGGATGCCGTCGATGCGGGCGCGAGTCTCCTCCTGCTCGCCTCCCCACAGGGGGTGCTGCTCTGGGGTGGCGTACCAGTAGTAGCCGCTGCGGTGGTGCAGGGAGTCGGTGCTGAACTTCTTCCCCAGGAGGGTGCGCCAGGTGTTGGCGGTGTTCAGGACCAGGGTTCCTTCGGCGCGCATGGTGTCGATGAGACGGGTCGTGGCGGAGACGTCGCTGGTGTTGATGTCGCGGATGTGGCGGTGGGTCTGCTCGTCGTAGCCAGTGGTCCACAGGGCGCGAAGGGCGAGGTCGAACCGTTGCATGGGGTGGTTGTGTGCGGTGAGGACGTTGAGGATGTCTGTCCGGGTGGGCTGGTGCATGGCGCTGTTCTCCGGTGGTGGTGTGAGGGGCGGCCCGGCGCCGTGTGCGGGGCCGCCCTGTTGGTGAGGCGACGGTCAGGCGGCGTCGGCGTCTGCCGTCTTCTTCGTGGTGCCCTTGGCCGCTCCCTTGCGGGCGTTCTCCTCCTTCTCCCGACGGGTGGAGAGGATTTCGGCCTCGATCTCGCTGAGGGCATAGCCGTGGGTCTTGAGGAAGTCGAGCCAGTCGGCCGTCTGGCTGCTGGGGGTGTCCCAGTGCCGGTCGGACATCTGCTCGTGCTCGTACATCGCTGCGACCTGGGCGAACAGCAGCCGCCAACGGCGGACCTTGCCGGTGCGGTTGATGAGGTCCTTGAAGGGCTGGCCGACGCGGTTCCACTGAGTGCGGTCGTGGTTGGGGTCTTCGATCTTGAGGAACGTGGCCATCAGGTCGGTGCGGTGGCGGGTGAGGTACCGGGAGTACTCGTGCGAGGTGCCGGTGATGACTTTGAGGATCAGTACCCACATGTCGTTGGGGGCGTCACCGGGCTGGTCGCACAGGGAGGTGATGAACTCCTGGCGGACCTCCCGGGCCGAGCGCCATGCCTTGTTGTAGCGGATGACTTTGCGGCGGGCTTCCTTCGCAAGTTCCTTGGTCTTGGCGTCGGTGGCGGAGTCGGCGCCGGGAAGTTCGTGCTGGTGCTTCTTGAAGTCGGCGCACAACCACGTCACGTCGGCGTCGCGGGGGTGCAGTGCTGCTGCGTGACCAGGGCACCGGGCGTGAAGCTCGGCGGTGAGAGGTGTGCCGAGCTGGGAGAAAAGGTCTTCGAGGGGCCGGGCGGGGGTGTCGCGCCAGCTCCACTTCCATTCCAGGAGGGTGATGCCGGAGGCGGTGAGTTCGGCGAGGAGCTTCACCCGGCGGGCCGCCTCGGCCTTCTTCTCGCGCATCTCCGCCATCGTGTGCGCCCAATTCCCTCCGGTGGAGTTCTCGGCGAGGTCGCGGCGCTTGGCGAGGGACAGCTTGCGGTGGGCCTCGGCGACGGTCTCCACTTCCTGGAAGTCGGCCAGCTCCAGGAGATCGAAGTCGGCGTTGACGCCTGCGGCGAGACGGGCATCGGTGAGCTGGGATGCCTTGTCGGCTGCGGCCATCTCGGCGGGGGAGATGCCGATGGTGCGGGCGTGCTTGTCCCTCACGGCCGGCGGGAGGTCCATGAGGGCGAGCTGCCGGGCTGCGTCGATGTAGTCGCGGGCGTGGGCGTCCTCGCGGTGCTTGTTCTCCAGGACCGACAGGGCCAGGGCCTGGTCGTCGACGCCGGTGAGGTCTTCGCGGATCAGTGCGGGGACCAGCCGGTAGGGACGTCCCTCCGTCTTGGCCTTGTCGGCGGCGATGATCGCTGCCTTGTTGCGGCGCTGTCCGAAGACGATGCCGAGGCGGCCCTCGTTGTCGCCGGTCTGCGGGCGCAGCAGCAGAAGGCTCTGGACGCCGACTTCCTCGACGGAGGCGATCAGGTCCGGGTCGGGTTCGGTGCCGTCCTCCTTTCCTTCCTCGCGGTGGCGTCGGTGGTTGTAGGGGTCGACGACCAGGTCGTACGGGTCGACCCAGGTGAAGTGGCCGGTGAAGCCGGGGACCGAGACGGTGGTGTCGAGGGCCGGGGCGGTGCTGGTCATGGTGGTTTTCCCTGGTGGTGGGGTGCGGGCAGGCGGGGCCTGCCCGCACCGGTGAATGTGGGCTGGGGTCAGGCGGCGGGTGCGGGGTCCTTCGCCTTGCCCCTGGCCGGGGCCTTCGCCTTCGTGGTCGGTTTGGCGGTCGTGGTGCGGGCGGCGGCCTTCTTGCGGGGTGCGGCCGGTGCGGACTTCTTCGGCGCGGCTTTGCGTACGGCGGGCTTCTTCGCCGGAGCCTTCACGGGGGCGGGCTCGGCCGCAGGAGCGGTGACCGGTGCGGACTCGGAGACCGGCGCCGCCGGGGCGGCGGGCTCGGCGGGCGGCGCCGGGGTGTCGGCGGCCACCGGCTGAGGGAGGATGCGGGCCCCGCCCTGGGTGAGGGGGAGGCGGTGGCCGTAGAAGGCGGGGAAGAGGTGGATTTCCAGGGTGTGCATGACCGTGTCGAGGGGCGGGGTGGCGCCGTCGAAGTACCCGGAGGCGTGGTAACGGGGGGCGTCGGGGTTGGTGCTGAACGTCTGGAAGCCCTGGCCCCGGAACTGGCGGCGGATGTCGATGGTGCGGCCGTCGGTGTGGGCGAAGCGCACGGTCTCCTGGTCATCGGCGTCGGCGGTGGTGTCGTCCTTGTCCCAGCTGTCGCCGAGGGCCTGGGCGACCTGGTCGGTGAGGACGTAGAAGTCGATGAGGGGCAGGCCGGTGATGGGGGCGGTGTTCACGGGTGGTTCTCCAAGAGGTGTGAGGCGGGTGATGTGCGGGGCCCAGGGCGGTGGTGTTCCGCCCTGGACGGGGTGGTCAGAGGGGGAGGTGGACGAGCACGGGGATGCCGGCGAGGTGGTCGGGGCGCAGGGTGTGGCGGATCAGGGCGTCTACCTCGGCGGGCAGGGAAGTGAGGTGTCCGTCGGCGGTGATTCCGGCGAAGACGACCGGCCCGTGGACGAGTTCGCAGTCGAAGGCCATTTCGGTCTGAATGACTGCCGCGTACAGGTTGGGCAGGCGCTGAGCGCGGTGGAGTCCGGCGAAGACGACGATGCTGGTGCGGCCGGGGCTGTCGAGTTCGACGACGACCTGGGGGGTGTCGAGGAGGGCGCGGGCGATGACCTTGGCCTGGTCGCGGCGGGTATCTCCGAGCTCGTACTCGGTGACCTTGCCGTCGAGGGCGACGCGAAGGGCGGTGACGGTGTCGGGCACGGGTCTCTCCTTGGTGTGGGTGCTGTGGTTTCCCCCCAGCTCGTATTTAAATTCTACTACTAATAGGGGGAGGGTCAACTCATTCATGCAGGTCAGAGAGGGGGGCTACGTCATGCACCAGCCGGAATCGCATCCGACATCGAATGGCAGCGCCTCCTGCGCCGCCTCGACCGCCCGGATCAGCGGGCGGCCGGTACGGGTGAGGAACACCGGGTCCGCCCCCTTGCCGTCCCATGCCCGGGTCTCGTTCAACGCCTCCTCCAGCGCGCACGCCCTGAAGAACAGGGCAGGCCGGTCGCGGCGCATCTCCCGCCAGCTCCCCAGCGGTTTCAGCGGGCAGAACCAGCACGCCGACTTCGGCGGCATCGGCAGACCGGCGTCCGCGATGACCCGCTGGCAGTCCGTCCGGCGCATCCCCAGATCCAGCAGCGGATACACGACGCGCTCGTACGCTTCGGTGCGCCGGTTGCTCGCCCGGCTGATCTCGTCCAGGGAGATCCCGACCGCGACCGTCGCCGGACTCACCGCGCTCGCCCCGTGCTCGCGCAGCCACCGTCCCGTTACCTGGATCTTGAAATCCCGGGTGCAGCCACGAGTTCCCGGGGCCCCGTTCGACATACGGATCGGGATCGGCAGGGCCCGCGACCCCTTCCGAGTCATGCGACCCCACAGCGTTTCCGTCTCCCCGCTGCGCAGGGTGCGGTCCAGGAGATGCAGGTCCAGGCCATGGGCTTTCGCGTACGGGACGGCCACCTGGCGCACGTACTCCAGGGTCTCCGGGTCCTCGCTGTCCTCGCCGACGTTGGCGAACAGGAACGTCTTGTAGGGAAGTTCCCCGCGGGCAGCAAGGACCATCAGGGCGGTGCTCTGCACCCCGCCGCCGTAACTCACCACGTCCAGGCTCACGCGGCCACACCCACAGTCTTCTCCAGGAACTGCTGGGCCCGGCGGACCGCTGCGACCATCTGCAACTGCCCGAGAATCCGGTCACGGTGCTCGAACGCGGCACGGGCTTCCTCGTGGGCGTCCTCGACGGCGCGCGGGTTGGCGAGCGAGTCCGCGCAGGCCACCGTCACCCGGGGGCCGAGCGCCCACACCATCGCGTTCACCGCTGCGCACGCGGCGGCGATCGGATCGATGTCGACCATCGCCCACCTGAAGGCGGCTGGGTCCAGGCCCTGTTCGCGGATGTTCTGGGCGGCGGCGCGCATCATGCCGCCGGTGCCGGCCGCCGGGTCCAGGAAGCTCTGCCCCGGCGCGAGCTTCTTCCCGTCCATGATGCTGTCGGCGCTGAGCGTGGAGAGGGTGGCGATCGCCATCGCCTCAGCGACGGGCGGCGGGGTGTGGTACTCGCCGAGCCCCTTCGTGGCGCCGGTCGAGCGCATCATGGTCAGCGTCGGCGAGAGCACGTCGGCCCGTGCTCGCAGGTAGGGGTCCGCGTGCCCGGTGAGATCGAGCAGCCCCTTGTCGAGGACGGTCTTGGTGACGGCGCGCACCACGTAGAGCTCGTGCCGGGTCTGCTTTTCCTCGTTCGCCCATTCGTGGAGGATGCGGGCGCGCTCCACCAGGTCGGGGCGGTGCCTCCAGTTCGTCGCCCAGATCTCCCGGTACATCGCCCACAGCTCCTGGTCGTTCTGGGCGAGGATCTGCGCCTTGAGGTCGGGGCCCTTCTTGTCCTTCTGCCCGATCAGCGCGAGCGAGGCGACGATGCCGATCGGTATCTCGATGCGGGTTCCGCCGTGGTTCTTGTGCCAGGTGTTCGCGACGGCCTCACCCAGGTTGAAGGCGTACTGGGCCGGGTCGTTGACCTTGCCCGTTGGTAGGGCGCGTGGTGCGGCGGTATGCGTGGTCTGCGCCGCAGGGCTGACTGTGGTGCGCGGTTCGGTGTGCGGCGTAGCAGCCGAGCGGCGGAACGTTGCCGGGGCCAGGGCTGGAGCGGGGGGCGGGGTCGGCGTGGGGGTGTCGTCGTCCTGGAGGGCGGCGAACAGGTCGAGCTGCATGACGGATTTCCTTGCGGGGTGCGGGTGCGAGGCCGCCCCCGGCCGTCGTGGCCGGGGGCGGTGGAGAACTGTCTGGTGCAGGGGGTGGGAACACCCCGCCCCCTGCACGCGCGGGAGGTCAGGCGCGGGCTTCGAGGAGGTCGAGGACGTGCACCAGCTCCCACAGGTCTTCGGCGTCGTTGGTGGGGGCGGTGTGCGACCGGTAGTAGGTGCCCTCGGCATCACCCACCGCGTAGCGGCCCGTCATGAGCGTCACGTAGGAGACGTGCCCGTTGGGGAGGGCAACGAGCAGCACTGTGCTGTCGTCGGCGGTTGGCATTGTGACGGTGTGGGTGGCGAACCCGCTGAGGTTCACCGCGACGTCGATGGCCACGAGGTCGAAGGTGATGTCGTTGGCCGGGGTGATCGTGCCGAGCATGTGTGTCTCCAGTGGTCTTGGTGAGGACCCCCTCACCTTCTATTTAAATTCTACTACCAACGGGGGGAGGGTCAACCCCTCAACTTCGGTACCCTCAGCCGTGGTTGATCCATAGCAGCCCGTACGGAGTTTGTCTCAGGGTGCTCATCGCGCCATGCCGGATGTCGGCGCGCACCGCATCCCAGTCCACCCGCCCGGCAGTGTCCCGGTACGGCTTCACGTCCCACCCGGCATCGGTGCCCGCCAGGCCCCCAAGGATCTCCGCGAGTGAGACCCCGCAGGCCGTCGCCTGCTCCCGGTGCCGCTCGTGAGGGGTGCGCACCTCCTCGCGCCACCCCTCGTCCCGGATCTGGCGTGCCTGGTGGGCCGACCGCCACCCGGTCACCGGGCACAGCGCCCCGCAGTCGACCAGCGCAGCCCACGCCGCAGCCCTGTCCGCCGAGGCGATGGCCGGTATGAGCGCGACCTCCCCGATCGTCAGCCCCGACCACTGGGCCCGGTCAGCTGACCGGGCGCGCGCCTGTGCGTGCAGGGCTCTCGCCGCCTTACGCGCCAGGGCTTCGGTGCGGGCGGCGCGAGCCGGTATCGCGTATGTCCACGAACCGCGGCCCTCCTTCGGGTCCTGGAAGATGACCCGCCACACCCCGAGCCGGGGCAGCCTGTCCCGTGCGTGCGAGCTGTTGTGCGCCATGGTGAAGGTCCTCGGGGTCAGTGAGAGAGGGAAGCGAAGTCGGTGACCGCCTGGGCTCGCACGGCGATCGCCGGGCACGGGTCCAGGAGCCGCCCCAGTGCTCGTTCCAGCGCGGCCGGAGTGCCGAGGCGCCACGTGCGGTCGATGGCATCGAAGGCCGCCACGACGTCCGGGACCGTGGTGGGGTGGGCGGCGCGGCACGTGCACACACCCGTGGCGTACGCGCCCAGAGCGGCGAGCGCGCGCGGGTGGTCAGCCGCTGCAGCGCAACCCTGATGCCGCTTGATCGGCTTGTTGCGGCGCAAGTGGGAGTAGAAGCGCAGCCCCTGCCAGCCGTCGACCATGCACGTGACCTCCCACAGGACATCGCTGCCGGGGTACCCGCCGCGCGCCGCCCAGCCGATCTCGTCGATGCGGGCGAAGGCGCGCACGGCGCTGATGATGTTGCGCGGGGTCGGGGCGAGCCCTTCGAGGTAGCGGCTCGGCGCGCTGGCGCGCTGCGCGATCGGGGTGCTGTTCATGCCGGTGGTTCTCCTCGGGTGCGGGGAGGGAGGGGCACCCCCCTCCCCGAATTTGGTTTCTACTATGAATGAGGGGTGGGGTGCCCCTCCGGAATCCGCAGACCCTGCCCCTACTGGGCCGCGTCAGCCAGGATCTGCGCCATCTCCTCAGCCGACCGCCTGCCCGACAGGTCGTCGTACGGCAACGTCGTCGTGAGGTCGCGAACCATGTCAGCGGCCGTGACCAGACGCTGCCCGGTGAAGACGTGCGGCACCGAAACGGACTTCGCGTTCACCCGCATCACCTCGTACCAGCGGCCCCGGCACCGCACGAAGTCCCCCTTGGCGAAATCGGGCTTCGACCACACCTTGAACCCCTCGGCCTCCGCCTTCTTGATCACGTCCTGCCAGTGCGCGATCTCCTCCGTCACCTCCAGGTGCTCGCGGGCCAACTCCGCCACCGTGTCCGGGTTCTCGATGTCCCGGTAGAACCCGCCGGCGGACTTGCCCGCCTGCCACTTCTCCACCCGCCGCAGCTGCGCTTCGAGCTTGGCGATCCGGCGCAGCGTGCGGGGAGGATTGTTGCGGAACGCTTTGTAGCTGGCCGCCGCCTGCTCACGCCCGGCCCAGTGGGAAGCACGGTCGCTCTCGGCGAAGCTCTTGCGCATCGTGGTGTCCATGCGCTCCCGGTAGCGGCGGTCCCGCCCCTCCGAGTGGTGCCCGACCAATATGGGCTGCCCGAACGGGATCGCGTCGCCCATGCGGTGGGCGCTGTCGGAGAGCGACGCCGAGCGGGAGGCCGCGTTGCCTGCGTAGTCGGCGAAGCGTTCCGCGCGGGCCTCCGCCTTCTCCTCGCGATCGGCTTCCGCCTCGGCGAAGGTGCGCCGCTGTTCCTCGTCGATGGTGACGGTTACCTCGAAGCCCTTGTCCCGCAGTCGGGTGGACAGCAGGTTGATGCTGTAGGTGTCGGCCCGGTGGTCGCGGCTGTGCGGCAGGTACCAGCAGCCCAGCATCCTCGACCACTTGAAGCCCGAACCGCCACGGCGGCCGTAGGAGCGGTCCTTGAGGATGTCGCCCGTGCCGTCGCCCTTGTCGGTGCCCTCGACGAGGGTGCCCTCCGCGCGGGTGTGGGTGATCGTGATGGTCATGAAACGGGTCCTTCCGTGAGGGTGAGGCGCTGGCCGGTGTGCCAGCCGCCGAAGATGTCCTGTGCGGTCGTGTGCGGTGTGGACAGCAGGTACCAGGTGCCGGACGGTGTCGTGTCGACCTCGCCGATCTCGAAGCGAATGGGAGATCCCGCCGCGTCTCTCAGGTGGCCGCCGTTCTCCTGCCGCAGCCACACGGACATGCCGCTCTTCACAGGGAGCCCCTGGAAGTGCGCAGGCCCCAGGCGGCCAGGGTGATGGCGGTCGCCCACGACACGGTGATGTCGTCGTAGTCGCGGGCCAGCGCGTCGGCCAGGGTGGAGGCGTAGGGGGTCGAGGCGAACCCCTCCTCGGTGCCGGAGTTCTCGTATACCCACTGGGCTGCGTAGTTGCTCAGCTCGGCGGCGAACCGTTCCCGCTGGTCGCGCATCATGTGCCAACCGGCGGTGCGGGCCTGCCAGGCCGAGGACAGCAGGACGTGGGATCGGGCATCGGGCGCGGTGGCCCGCCACAGGAAGAACAGCTGGCCCGTGTTCTCGATGACGGCGAGATGGTCCCCGTCCTGCGCGGCAACCGCACGGCCGATGAGGCGGGTCACAAGGTGCTGCTCCTGGCGGGCGTTCAGGGTGAACTTCTTGCGGAACATGCTCAGTTGTCCTTGCTGAAGGTTGCGGAAGGGGTGCGGTGGCGTGCTGCTTCGATGTGCCGCTGGGCGGTCAAGAGCGTGCTCGCCTGACGGTGTCGGCCGAGGTGGATCAGTGCACACGCCTCGAAGAGGAGCACCCAGTGGCACTCGGGTACCTGGTCGGCGAACTCCTCGTAGTGCAGCCGCAGTTTGCGGCCCCGGCGCCGCCGGTAGGCGGTGCGGACGATCTGCTCCATGGCGGTGGTGGCGTGTCTGATCTGCGCTGAGTTCAGGTCGAGTTCGGTGATGACGTCGCCGACTGCGAGCAGCGGCAGGCGTTTGTGCGGCATGGGTATGCCTGTCCTTCCGGATTTCCAAGAGGTGTGAGTGCCGGGCCCGTACCGGCCTGCGGTGCGGGCTTCGGCGGGGGTCAGTTGGGGGCGTAGCCGAAGAACAGCCAGCTGCGCTCGTCGTCCTCGCCCGTGTACTCCAGGGCTCCGGCGGGCCCCCACTTGTCCCAGATGCGGGGGTCGAAGGCGTTCAGCAGTTCCTCGGCACGCCGCAAGGCGGCCTTGTACGTGTAGACCTTGGGTTCGATGAGGACGGCCTCGGCCTTGGTGGCGAGGCGGCCCGGGGCGCGACGCCATCTGCGCCGCACGGCGAGGTCATGGGCGTCGGTGAAGGCGGATTGCAGGTCGGGGCCGGTTCCGACGGTGAAGAACTTGGTGGTTCCCACGGTGCTCCTTACAGGGGGCGGGGCGCACGGGCTGTCCGGTGCGCCCCGGTGGCGTCAGTAGGAGGCGTAGCCGAAGAACAGCCAGCTGCGGCCGTCGCCGTCGGTCATGTACTCCAGGGCTCCGGCGGGCCCCCACTTGTCGCTGATGCGCGGGTCGTTGTCGCGCAGCAGCTGTGCGACGAGCTGTTCGGCTTCCGGCTGCGTGCGGACGGTGGAGTCGATGAGGGTCACCTCGTCCTTCTCGGCGAGGGACCCGGTGTAACCGCCGTGGCCGTTCTCGTATGCGGCTTCCGACACGGCGCTGTTGAAAGCGGTCTTCAAGTCCGGTCCCGAGCCGGTCTCTGTGAAGTCGAGGCTTCCCACGAGGTGTCCTTCCGTTGCGGAGCGGGGGACCGTTTCCCCCTCTCTCCCTCTATTTAAATTCTACTACTCAGGGAGGGGGTGTCAACCACGTTCGTGCAGGTCAGAGCCCCTATGGGGGTGGCTGCTCCGCAATCGCGACCAGCGTGATCCCGTCGCCGGCGAGACGTGCGGCCACCGCGTCCGCCAGATGGACGCAGTGCCCCCACGACAACCCCGGCAGCTCGTCGTGCAGCGCCGCGATCAGCGCGGTCCTCGGGTCCGTCATGACGCCGCCGCCAGCGGCTTGCGGCGCTGCTTGCGAGTGCGGATGCTCGCCGCCCCCGCCTTGCGTACGGCGGCTCGCTGCGCGGTCTCCTGGCAGCGTGCGCACAACGGCTCGCCCTGCCGCTCGTGCCCCGCCACTCCAGAACTGGAGCCGCACATCCCCGCCCGCGACGGCAGCTTGACCAGGCTGGGGGCCCCGTCGGTGGTGGCCACCACACGCCCGTCCACCCACAGGCGGGCGGCGCACACACCGTCGAACCGGCTCTCCGCTGGGCGGACGCGGTCGTAACACTCGGCGAGGACCGGGCACAGCTCCGCGCACCGGCGCATCAGCGGTGCGGCGGCCTGTCCCAGCTTCTCGGGCTGGCGCAGCAGAGAGGTGTCGGGGATGTACCCGCGGACGCCCGTGCAGGGGGCGTCACTCATCCAGGCGGCGGACTTGGTCGCGGCGATCACAGCAGAACTCCAGAAAGAGGAAAGGGGGGAGGGTCAGAAGAGAACGGGGCGGTGGGCGGCGGCGGGCAGGATCGCGTCCAGGGCGGCCGAGGCGCGCAGCGCGAGCGTGGCCCGGTGGGCAGACCACTGCCGGTAGAACAGGTCCCCCCACAGCTGCGGTGTCCGGTATGGCAGCGGGCAGGCCACGTAGGCGTGGTCGTGCGACTCCTGCGCGGTCACCGCCTGGTGCAGCGCCCCGTACCGCACCGGTGTGAGGCGTTCGCGGATGCGCCTGTCGACCTCCGGCCAGGTCAGGTTTCCGTACCGGCGTCCGCCCGCCGCGTCGATCGAGTAGTGGAAGCTGTCGGGGCCCGGTGTGAAGCGCGCCATGCAGCCGGCGTCGGGCTCGCCTTCCAGTCGCACCGCCGCCGTGGTGGCCGGGTGGAAGAAGGTGGCGTCGCCCATGTCTCGCAGGTTGATGAACTCCAGCAGCCGGGGCGGGGTGAAGAAGTCCCGCACAGCCATCTGCTGGTCTTCGTCGTTGAGGTTCACCAGGTCCTCGCCCTCTGCGCGTATGGGCAGCAGGCGACGTGTGCGCGCACGGCTTCGGTGACCAACGTCAGGTCGAGCGTGCCGGGCGGCTCGCAGCACACGTCCGCGAGCAGCGTGTCCAGGACGAGGCAACGCCACGGCGGACGCACCTCGTCCTCCGGAACGTGGGACACGTGCCAGCCGGGCAACGGGGAACGGCTCCACGGCAGGGCCCCGTTGGAGGCGACGACGACCACGGTGCCGTCCTCGGCGAGAGCGC from Streptomyces sp. NBC_00237 carries:
- a CDS encoding DUF3560 domain-containing protein, which translates into the protein MTITITHTRAEGTLVEGTDKGDGTGDILKDRSYGRRGGSGFKWSRMLGCWYLPHSRDHRADTYSINLLSTRLRDKGFEVTVTIDEEQRRTFAEAEADREEKAEARAERFADYAGNAASRSASLSDSAHRMGDAIPFGQPILVGHHSEGRDRRYRERMDTTMRKSFAESDRASHWAGREQAAASYKAFRNNPPRTLRRIAKLEAQLRRVEKWQAGKSAGGFYRDIENPDTVAELAREHLEVTEEIAHWQDVIKKAEAEGFKVWSKPDFAKGDFVRCRGRWYEVMRVNAKSVSVPHVFTGQRLVTAADMVRDLTTTLPYDDLSGRRSAEEMAQILADAAQ
- a CDS encoding N-6 DNA methylase, whose protein sequence is MQLDLFAALQDDDTPTPTPPPAPALAPATFRRSAATPHTEPRTTVSPAAQTTHTAAPRALPTGKVNDPAQYAFNLGEAVANTWHKNHGGTRIEIPIGIVASLALIGQKDKKGPDLKAQILAQNDQELWAMYREIWATNWRHRPDLVERARILHEWANEEKQTRHELYVVRAVTKTVLDKGLLDLTGHADPYLRARADVLSPTLTMMRSTGATKGLGEYHTPPPVAEAMAIATLSTLSADSIMDGKKLAPGQSFLDPAAGTGGMMRAAAQNIREQGLDPAAFRWAMVDIDPIAAACAAVNAMVWALGPRVTVACADSLANPRAVEDAHEEARAAFEHRDRILGQLQMVAAVRRAQQFLEKTVGVAA
- a CDS encoding phosphoadenosine phosphosulfate reductase, with product MSLDVVSYGGGVQSTALMVLAARGELPYKTFLFANVGEDSEDPETLEYVRQVAVPYAKAHGLDLHLLDRTLRSGETETLWGRMTRKGSRALPIPIRMSNGAPGTRGCTRDFKIQVTGRWLREHGASAVSPATVAVGISLDEISRASNRRTEAYERVVYPLLDLGMRRTDCQRVIADAGLPMPPKSACWFCPLKPLGSWREMRRDRPALFFRACALEEALNETRAWDGKGADPVFLTRTGRPLIRAVEAAQEALPFDVGCDSGWCMT
- a CDS encoding ParB N-terminal domain-containing protein, which codes for MTSTAPALDTTVSVPGFTGHFTWVDPYDLVVDPYNHRRHREEGKEDGTEPDPDLIASVEEVGVQSLLLLRPQTGDNEGRLGIVFGQRRNKAAIIAADKAKTEGRPYRLVPALIREDLTGVDDQALALSVLENKHREDAHARDYIDAARQLALMDLPPAVRDKHARTIGISPAEMAAADKASQLTDARLAAGVNADFDLLELADFQEVETVAEAHRKLSLAKRRDLAENSTGGNWAHTMAEMREKKAEAARRVKLLAELTASGITLLEWKWSWRDTPARPLEDLFSQLGTPLTAELHARCPGHAAALHPRDADVTWLCADFKKHQHELPGADSATDAKTKELAKEARRKVIRYNKAWRSAREVRQEFITSLCDQPGDAPNDMWVLILKVITGTSHEYSRYLTRHRTDLMATFLKIEDPNHDRTQWNRVGQPFKDLINRTGKVRRWRLLFAQVAAMYEHEQMSDRHWDTPSSQTADWLDFLKTHGYALSEIEAEILSTRREKEENARKGAAKGTTKKTADADAA
- a CDS encoding YgjP-like metallopeptidase domain-containing protein, which translates into the protein MPQPQERTITVGGIPVTIRTTNRTTLDTYVTTHGDVVVRAPHGTTDTQAIDLVERRRTWIYNRLTDITENTPEDPTRHLTNGETFHLFGHPHKLRIVPDSKDEQPVTRFHFTTSRSEIRLHRSHAINPNKARRTLTHFYAEAGQKWLKDHGAHITRLTNNPDIPLTTSTRLRTTWITHHPTHGITLHWATAQLPTPLLRELLHRTLTLHTIANTHELDRTLPTLWTGSLTTTPHTTTPTPSDNCPECSTPPNTLHTNWCDIARCALTGMQRHDCHPNCNTIWTGTYPGQAECEEYGFYWRMGPNGYEHCNADTPGADHDFNRLYNECTWDVATQRMTLST